A window of the Cannabis sativa cultivar Pink pepper isolate KNU-18-1 chromosome X, ASM2916894v1, whole genome shotgun sequence genome harbors these coding sequences:
- the LOC115698037 gene encoding probable pre-mRNA-splicing factor ATP-dependent RNA helicase DEAH2 isoform X2: MGTERKRKVSLFDVVDETSVSAKITKSNGGLMSNNAGNSLINMWNGKPYSQRYFDILEKRKTLPVWQQKEEFLQVLKANQTLILVGETGSGKTTQIPQFVLEAVDIETPDKRRKMMIACTQPRRVAAMSVSRRVAEEMDVTIGEEVGYSIRFEDCSSAKTVLKYQTDGMLLREAMTDPLLERYKVIILDEAHERTLATDVLFGLLKEVLRNRPDLKLVVMSATLEAEKFQGYFSGAPLMKVPGRLHPVEIFYTQEPERDYLEAAIRTVVQIHMCEPPGDILVFLTGEEEIEDACRKINKEVANLGDQVGPVKAVPLYSTLPPAMQQKIFDPAPPPLNEGGPPGRKIVVSTNIAETSLTIDGIVYVIDPGFAKQKVYNPRVRVESLLVSPISKASAHQRSGRAGRTQPGKCFRLYTERSFNNDLQPQTYPEILRSNLANTVLTLKKLGIDDLVHFDFMDPPAPETLMRALEVLNYLGALDDEGNLTKLGQIMSEFPLDPQMSKMLVVSPEFNCSNEILSISAMLSVSQYYLMNHMVPSRLYASADLLWASSVITNFFLSTQLLCPA; the protein is encoded by the exons ATGGGTACGGAGAGGAAGAGGAAGGTGAGTTTGTTTGACGTGGTGGATGAGACCTCTGTCTCGGCGAAGATCACGAAATCGAACGGTGGTCTGATGAGTAATAACGCCGGGAATAGTCTGATAAATATGTGGAACGGCAAGCCCTACTCGCAGAGGTACTTTGATATACTTGAGAAGAGGAAGACCTTGCCTGTCTGGCAGCAGAAAGAAGAGTTCTTGCAGGTATTGAAGGCTAATCAGACTTTGATTTTGGTTGGTGAGACTGGTAGTGGTAAAACAACCCAG ATCCCGCAATTTGTTTTGGAAGCTGTTGATATTGAAACTCcagataaaagaagaaaaatgatgatTGCATGCACCCAGCCTCGTAGAGTGGCTGCCATGTCTGTTTCTCGACGTGTTGCTGAAGAGATGGACGTAACCATTGGAGAAGAAGTTGGTTATAGCATTCGTTTTGAGGACTGCAGCAGTGCAAAGACAGTTTTGAA GTATCAAACTGATGGTATGCTTTTAAGAGAAGCAATGACCGATCCACTATTGGAGCGCTACAAGGTGATAATTCTTGATGAGGCTCATGAGAGAACTTTGGCAACAGATGTTCTTTTTGGACTGCTAAAGGAAGTATTGAGAAATAGACCTGACCTGAAGCTGGTTGTGATGAGTGCAACTCTTGAGGCTGAAAAGTTTCAGGGTTATTTTAGTGGTGCACCTCTTATGAAGGTTCCTGGTAGGCTTCACCCTGTGGAAATATTTTACACCCAAGAACCAGAAAGGGACTACCTGGAGGCTGCAATTCGGACAGTTGTCCAAATACATATGTGTGAGCCTCCTGGTGATATTCTTGTATTTCTTACTGGAGAGGAGGAGATAGAAGATGCATGTCGTAAAATAAACAAGGAAGTTGCAAATCTTGGGGATCAGGTGGGTCCTGTGAAAGCAGTTCCTCTGTATTCAACTCTTCCTCCAGCTATGCAGCAGAAGATATTTGACCCTGCTCCTCCTCCACTGAATGAGGGAGGCCCACCTGGAAGGAAGATTGTAGTATCAACTAACATTGCTGAAACTTCTTTGACTATAGACGGGATAGTTTATGTTATCGACCCTGGGTTTGCCAAACAAAAAGTTTATAATCCAAGAGTAAGAGTTGAGTCCTTGTTGGTTTCTCCCATATCAAAGGCCAGTGCACATCAAAGATCAGGGCGTGCTGGCAGAACCCAACCAGGAAAATGTTTTAGACTTTACACAGAGAGGAGTTTTAATAATGATCTTCAGCCACAGACCTATCCTGAAATATTGAGGTCAAATCTAGCAAATACAGTACTGACTTTGAAGAAATTGGGAATAGATGATCTGGTTCACTTTGACTTCATGGACCCCCCTGCTCCAGAGACATTAATGCGAGCACTAGAGGTGTTGAATTATTTGGGAGCGTTGGACGATGAAGGAAACTTGACAAAGCTGGGGCAAATTATGAGTGAGTTTCCACTAGATCCTCAGATGTCCAAGATGCTGGTTGTTAGCCCTGAATTCAACTGTTCAAATGAGATTCTATCCATTTCTGCCATGCTTTCAG TTTCTCAGTATTATCTCATGAATCACATGGTGCCGTCTCGCCTCTATGCTTCTGCTGACCTACTGTGGGCCTCCTCTGTGATAACCAATTTCTTTCTTAGTACCCAATTGCTTTGTCCGGCCTAG
- the LOC115698037 gene encoding probable pre-mRNA-splicing factor ATP-dependent RNA helicase DEAH2 isoform X3 has product MGTERKRKVSLFDVVDETSVSAKITKSNGGLMSNNAGNSLINMWNGKPYSQRYFDILEKRKTLPVWQQKEEFLQVLKANQTLILVGETGSGKTTQIPQFVLEAVDIETPDKRRKMMIACTQPRRVAAMSVSRRVAEEMDVTIGEEVGYSIRFEDCSSAKTVLKYQTDGMLLREAMTDPLLERYKVIILDEAHERTLATDVLFGLLKEVLRNRPDLKLVVMSATLEAEKFQGYFSGAPLMKVPGRLHPVEIFYTQEPERDYLEAAIRTVVQIHMCEPPGDILVFLTGEEEIEDACRKINKEVANLGDQVGPVKAVPLYSTLPPAMQQKIFDPAPPPLNEGGPPGRKIVVSTNIAETSLTIDGIVYVIDPGFAKQKVYNPRVRVESLLVSPISKASAHQRSGRAGRTQPGKCFRLYTERSFNNDLQPQTYPEILRSNLANTVLTLKKLGIDDLVHFDFMDPPAPETLMRALEVLNYLGALDDEGNLTKLGQIMSEFPLDPQMSKMLVVSPEFNCSNEILSISAMLSDSCSFSVLSHESHGAVSPLCFC; this is encoded by the exons ATGGGTACGGAGAGGAAGAGGAAGGTGAGTTTGTTTGACGTGGTGGATGAGACCTCTGTCTCGGCGAAGATCACGAAATCGAACGGTGGTCTGATGAGTAATAACGCCGGGAATAGTCTGATAAATATGTGGAACGGCAAGCCCTACTCGCAGAGGTACTTTGATATACTTGAGAAGAGGAAGACCTTGCCTGTCTGGCAGCAGAAAGAAGAGTTCTTGCAGGTATTGAAGGCTAATCAGACTTTGATTTTGGTTGGTGAGACTGGTAGTGGTAAAACAACCCAG ATCCCGCAATTTGTTTTGGAAGCTGTTGATATTGAAACTCcagataaaagaagaaaaatgatgatTGCATGCACCCAGCCTCGTAGAGTGGCTGCCATGTCTGTTTCTCGACGTGTTGCTGAAGAGATGGACGTAACCATTGGAGAAGAAGTTGGTTATAGCATTCGTTTTGAGGACTGCAGCAGTGCAAAGACAGTTTTGAA GTATCAAACTGATGGTATGCTTTTAAGAGAAGCAATGACCGATCCACTATTGGAGCGCTACAAGGTGATAATTCTTGATGAGGCTCATGAGAGAACTTTGGCAACAGATGTTCTTTTTGGACTGCTAAAGGAAGTATTGAGAAATAGACCTGACCTGAAGCTGGTTGTGATGAGTGCAACTCTTGAGGCTGAAAAGTTTCAGGGTTATTTTAGTGGTGCACCTCTTATGAAGGTTCCTGGTAGGCTTCACCCTGTGGAAATATTTTACACCCAAGAACCAGAAAGGGACTACCTGGAGGCTGCAATTCGGACAGTTGTCCAAATACATATGTGTGAGCCTCCTGGTGATATTCTTGTATTTCTTACTGGAGAGGAGGAGATAGAAGATGCATGTCGTAAAATAAACAAGGAAGTTGCAAATCTTGGGGATCAGGTGGGTCCTGTGAAAGCAGTTCCTCTGTATTCAACTCTTCCTCCAGCTATGCAGCAGAAGATATTTGACCCTGCTCCTCCTCCACTGAATGAGGGAGGCCCACCTGGAAGGAAGATTGTAGTATCAACTAACATTGCTGAAACTTCTTTGACTATAGACGGGATAGTTTATGTTATCGACCCTGGGTTTGCCAAACAAAAAGTTTATAATCCAAGAGTAAGAGTTGAGTCCTTGTTGGTTTCTCCCATATCAAAGGCCAGTGCACATCAAAGATCAGGGCGTGCTGGCAGAACCCAACCAGGAAAATGTTTTAGACTTTACACAGAGAGGAGTTTTAATAATGATCTTCAGCCACAGACCTATCCTGAAATATTGAGGTCAAATCTAGCAAATACAGTACTGACTTTGAAGAAATTGGGAATAGATGATCTGGTTCACTTTGACTTCATGGACCCCCCTGCTCCAGAGACATTAATGCGAGCACTAGAGGTGTTGAATTATTTGGGAGCGTTGGACGATGAAGGAAACTTGACAAAGCTGGGGCAAATTATGAGTGAGTTTCCACTAGATCCTCAGATGTCCAAGATGCTGGTTGTTAGCCCTGAATTCAACTGTTCAAATGAGATTCTATCCATTTCTGCCATGCTTTCAG ATAGTTGCAGTTTCTCAGTATTATCTCATGAATCACATGGTGCCGTCTCGCCTCTATGCTTCTGCTGA
- the LOC115698037 gene encoding probable pre-mRNA-splicing factor ATP-dependent RNA helicase DEAH2 isoform X4 encodes MGTERKRKVSLFDVVDETSVSAKITKSNGGLMSNNAGNSLINMWNGKPYSQRYFDILEKRKTLPVWQQKEEFLQVLKANQTLILVGETGSGKTTQIPQFVLEAVDIETPDKRRKMMIACTQPRRVAAMSVSRRVAEEMDVTIGEEVGYSIRFEDCSSAKTVLKYQTDGMLLREAMTDPLLERYKVIILDEAHERTLATDVLFGLLKEVLRNRPDLKLVVMSATLEAEKFQGYFSGAPLMKVPGRLHPVEIFYTQEPERDYLEAAIRTVVQIHMCEPPGDILVFLTGEEEIEDACRKINKEVANLGDQVGPVKAVPLYSTLPPAMQQKIFDPAPPPLNEGGPPGRKIVVSTNIAETSLTIDGIVYVIDPGFAKQKVYNPRVRVESLLVSPISKASAHQRSGRAGRTQPGKCFRLYTERSFNNDLQPQTYPEILRSNLANTVLTLKKLGIDDLVHFDFMDPPAPETLMRALEVLNYLGALDDEGNLTKLGQIMSEFPLDPQMSKMLVVSPEFNCSNEILSISAMLSVLSHESHGAVSPLCFC; translated from the exons ATGGGTACGGAGAGGAAGAGGAAGGTGAGTTTGTTTGACGTGGTGGATGAGACCTCTGTCTCGGCGAAGATCACGAAATCGAACGGTGGTCTGATGAGTAATAACGCCGGGAATAGTCTGATAAATATGTGGAACGGCAAGCCCTACTCGCAGAGGTACTTTGATATACTTGAGAAGAGGAAGACCTTGCCTGTCTGGCAGCAGAAAGAAGAGTTCTTGCAGGTATTGAAGGCTAATCAGACTTTGATTTTGGTTGGTGAGACTGGTAGTGGTAAAACAACCCAG ATCCCGCAATTTGTTTTGGAAGCTGTTGATATTGAAACTCcagataaaagaagaaaaatgatgatTGCATGCACCCAGCCTCGTAGAGTGGCTGCCATGTCTGTTTCTCGACGTGTTGCTGAAGAGATGGACGTAACCATTGGAGAAGAAGTTGGTTATAGCATTCGTTTTGAGGACTGCAGCAGTGCAAAGACAGTTTTGAA GTATCAAACTGATGGTATGCTTTTAAGAGAAGCAATGACCGATCCACTATTGGAGCGCTACAAGGTGATAATTCTTGATGAGGCTCATGAGAGAACTTTGGCAACAGATGTTCTTTTTGGACTGCTAAAGGAAGTATTGAGAAATAGACCTGACCTGAAGCTGGTTGTGATGAGTGCAACTCTTGAGGCTGAAAAGTTTCAGGGTTATTTTAGTGGTGCACCTCTTATGAAGGTTCCTGGTAGGCTTCACCCTGTGGAAATATTTTACACCCAAGAACCAGAAAGGGACTACCTGGAGGCTGCAATTCGGACAGTTGTCCAAATACATATGTGTGAGCCTCCTGGTGATATTCTTGTATTTCTTACTGGAGAGGAGGAGATAGAAGATGCATGTCGTAAAATAAACAAGGAAGTTGCAAATCTTGGGGATCAGGTGGGTCCTGTGAAAGCAGTTCCTCTGTATTCAACTCTTCCTCCAGCTATGCAGCAGAAGATATTTGACCCTGCTCCTCCTCCACTGAATGAGGGAGGCCCACCTGGAAGGAAGATTGTAGTATCAACTAACATTGCTGAAACTTCTTTGACTATAGACGGGATAGTTTATGTTATCGACCCTGGGTTTGCCAAACAAAAAGTTTATAATCCAAGAGTAAGAGTTGAGTCCTTGTTGGTTTCTCCCATATCAAAGGCCAGTGCACATCAAAGATCAGGGCGTGCTGGCAGAACCCAACCAGGAAAATGTTTTAGACTTTACACAGAGAGGAGTTTTAATAATGATCTTCAGCCACAGACCTATCCTGAAATATTGAGGTCAAATCTAGCAAATACAGTACTGACTTTGAAGAAATTGGGAATAGATGATCTGGTTCACTTTGACTTCATGGACCCCCCTGCTCCAGAGACATTAATGCGAGCACTAGAGGTGTTGAATTATTTGGGAGCGTTGGACGATGAAGGAAACTTGACAAAGCTGGGGCAAATTATGAGTGAGTTTCCACTAGATCCTCAGATGTCCAAGATGCTGGTTGTTAGCCCTGAATTCAACTGTTCAAATGAGATTCTATCCATTTCTGCCATGCTTTCAG TATTATCTCATGAATCACATGGTGCCGTCTCGCCTCTATGCTTCTGCTGA
- the LOC115698037 gene encoding probable pre-mRNA-splicing factor ATP-dependent RNA helicase DEAH2 isoform X1, translating to MGTERKRKVSLFDVVDETSVSAKITKSNGGLMSNNAGNSLINMWNGKPYSQRYFDILEKRKTLPVWQQKEEFLQVLKANQTLILVGETGSGKTTQIPQFVLEAVDIETPDKRRKMMIACTQPRRVAAMSVSRRVAEEMDVTIGEEVGYSIRFEDCSSAKTVLKYQTDGMLLREAMTDPLLERYKVIILDEAHERTLATDVLFGLLKEVLRNRPDLKLVVMSATLEAEKFQGYFSGAPLMKVPGRLHPVEIFYTQEPERDYLEAAIRTVVQIHMCEPPGDILVFLTGEEEIEDACRKINKEVANLGDQVGPVKAVPLYSTLPPAMQQKIFDPAPPPLNEGGPPGRKIVVSTNIAETSLTIDGIVYVIDPGFAKQKVYNPRVRVESLLVSPISKASAHQRSGRAGRTQPGKCFRLYTERSFNNDLQPQTYPEILRSNLANTVLTLKKLGIDDLVHFDFMDPPAPETLMRALEVLNYLGALDDEGNLTKLGQIMSEFPLDPQMSKMLVVSPEFNCSNEILSISAMLSVPNCFVRPREAQKAADEAKARFGHIDGDHLTLLNVYHAYKQNNEDQSWCYENFVNARALKSADNVRQQLVRIMARYNLKLCSTDFSSRDYYINIRKAMLAGYFMQVAHLERTGHYLTVKDNQVVHLHPSNCLDHKPEWVIYNEYVLTSRNFIRTVTDVRGEWLVDIAPHYFDLENFPQCEAKRVLERLYKKREREKEESRNRK from the exons ATGGGTACGGAGAGGAAGAGGAAGGTGAGTTTGTTTGACGTGGTGGATGAGACCTCTGTCTCGGCGAAGATCACGAAATCGAACGGTGGTCTGATGAGTAATAACGCCGGGAATAGTCTGATAAATATGTGGAACGGCAAGCCCTACTCGCAGAGGTACTTTGATATACTTGAGAAGAGGAAGACCTTGCCTGTCTGGCAGCAGAAAGAAGAGTTCTTGCAGGTATTGAAGGCTAATCAGACTTTGATTTTGGTTGGTGAGACTGGTAGTGGTAAAACAACCCAG ATCCCGCAATTTGTTTTGGAAGCTGTTGATATTGAAACTCcagataaaagaagaaaaatgatgatTGCATGCACCCAGCCTCGTAGAGTGGCTGCCATGTCTGTTTCTCGACGTGTTGCTGAAGAGATGGACGTAACCATTGGAGAAGAAGTTGGTTATAGCATTCGTTTTGAGGACTGCAGCAGTGCAAAGACAGTTTTGAA GTATCAAACTGATGGTATGCTTTTAAGAGAAGCAATGACCGATCCACTATTGGAGCGCTACAAGGTGATAATTCTTGATGAGGCTCATGAGAGAACTTTGGCAACAGATGTTCTTTTTGGACTGCTAAAGGAAGTATTGAGAAATAGACCTGACCTGAAGCTGGTTGTGATGAGTGCAACTCTTGAGGCTGAAAAGTTTCAGGGTTATTTTAGTGGTGCACCTCTTATGAAGGTTCCTGGTAGGCTTCACCCTGTGGAAATATTTTACACCCAAGAACCAGAAAGGGACTACCTGGAGGCTGCAATTCGGACAGTTGTCCAAATACATATGTGTGAGCCTCCTGGTGATATTCTTGTATTTCTTACTGGAGAGGAGGAGATAGAAGATGCATGTCGTAAAATAAACAAGGAAGTTGCAAATCTTGGGGATCAGGTGGGTCCTGTGAAAGCAGTTCCTCTGTATTCAACTCTTCCTCCAGCTATGCAGCAGAAGATATTTGACCCTGCTCCTCCTCCACTGAATGAGGGAGGCCCACCTGGAAGGAAGATTGTAGTATCAACTAACATTGCTGAAACTTCTTTGACTATAGACGGGATAGTTTATGTTATCGACCCTGGGTTTGCCAAACAAAAAGTTTATAATCCAAGAGTAAGAGTTGAGTCCTTGTTGGTTTCTCCCATATCAAAGGCCAGTGCACATCAAAGATCAGGGCGTGCTGGCAGAACCCAACCAGGAAAATGTTTTAGACTTTACACAGAGAGGAGTTTTAATAATGATCTTCAGCCACAGACCTATCCTGAAATATTGAGGTCAAATCTAGCAAATACAGTACTGACTTTGAAGAAATTGGGAATAGATGATCTGGTTCACTTTGACTTCATGGACCCCCCTGCTCCAGAGACATTAATGCGAGCACTAGAGGTGTTGAATTATTTGGGAGCGTTGGACGATGAAGGAAACTTGACAAAGCTGGGGCAAATTATGAGTGAGTTTCCACTAGATCCTCAGATGTCCAAGATGCTGGTTGTTAGCCCTGAATTCAACTGTTCAAATGAGATTCTATCCATTTCTGCCATGCTTTCAG TACCCAATTGCTTTGTCCGGCCTAGGGAGGCTCAAAAAGCTGCGGATGAGGCAAAAGCTAGGTTTGGCCACATTGATGGAGATCACCTCACACTTCTGAACGTGTATCATGCCTACAAGCAAAATA ATGAGGATCAGTCTTGGTGCTACGAAAATTTTGTCAACGCTAGGGCGCTTAAATCTGCTGACAATGTCAGGCAACAGCTAGTCCGCATCATGGCACGATACAACCTCAAGCTATGCAGTACTGATTTCAGCAGCCGTGACTACTACATTAACATAAGAAAAGCAATGCTAGCTGGATATTTCATGCAGGTGGCTCATCTGGAACGCACTGGACACTATTTAACCGTGAAAGACAACCAG GTTGTGCATTTGCATCCTTCAAATTGCCTTGACCACAAACCAGAGTGGGTCATCTACAATGAGTATGTGTTAACAAGCAGGAATTTTATACGTACAGTGACAGATGTTCGCGGCGAGTG GTTAGTTGATATAGCACCGCACTATTTTGATCTGGAGAACTTTCCTCAGTGTGAGGCCAAGAGAGTTCTTGAGAGGCTTTACAAGAAGCGTGAAAGGGAGAAGGAGGAGAGTAGAAACAGAAAGTGA